The genomic DNA GGGTGATCTTCTCGGCGTCATCGTCGGGGATCTCGATCCCAAACTCCTCTTCGAACGCCATGACGAGCTCCACCGTGTCAAGCGAGTCGGCGCCGAGGTCATCGACGAACGAGGCATCTGGGGTTACTTCTTCCTCGTCGGCGCCGAGCTGCTCGACGATGATCGCCTTTACACGTTCTGAGACAGAAGACATCCGCTTCCTCCTACATGTACATGCCACCGTTGACGGCCAGCACCTGTCCCGTGATGTAGGCGGCGGCATCTGACGCGAGAAAACACACCGCCGCCGCCACGTCTTCCGGCGTGCCGAGCCGGCCGAGCGGGATTTGGGCCGCCCAGTCGGTCTGTGCGTCCATCCTGATCGACCGGGTCATATCCGTGTCGATCAGACCGGGCGCGACAACGTTCACCGTGATGTTGCGTGACGCCACCTCGCGCGCCAACGCTTTCGAGAAGCCCATCAGGCCTGCCTTCGTTGCCGCGTAATTCGCTTGTCCCGCGTTGCCACTCTGGCCGACCACCGAGCCGATGGAGACGATCCGTCCCCCGCGCTGTTTGATCATGGGCTTGAGCGCCGCTTGGCTGCACATATACGCCGCAGTGAGGTTCGTGGCCAGAACCGCATCCCAGTCCTCGCGCTTCATGCGGAGCAGCAGCTGATCGCGCGCGATCCCGGCGTTGTTGACGAGCACGTCGAGGCGGCCGAAGGCGTCCACGGTCTGATCCATCATCGCCCGCACCGCCGCCTCGTCGGTCACCTCTGCCGTCACGGCCAGCGCGCGGCCGCCCGTCTCTGCGATTTCGTCGGCCACCGCGGTCGCGTGATCGGCCCGTGCCGCCGCGACGACCGCGGCGCCCGCACGCGCGAGCGCGAGCGCCGTCGCGCGGCCAATCCCGCGCGAGGCACCTGTCACCAAGGCCACCTTTCCAGAGAAGTCGAGCGTCACAGTCGTCGTGGTTTAAGACTCGTGGTGCAGGCCTGCAAACAGTGCTTCGATAGCCGGCAAGCCGCTGGGGTCGCCAAAGCTCAGCGTGCGAGCGTCGCGGTCGATCTTCTTGACGAGGCCGCACAGAACGCTGCCCGGACCTATCTCAACATACGTGCGGACGCCTTCCGATGCAAGACGCCGCACGACCGCCTCCCAACGCACGGTGCAGGAGACCTGCCGTACGAGCGCCTCAATCGCGGCGCTGGCGTCACGCTTGATCTCCGCGTCGACGTTCGCCACAACGGGCACCGCGGGCTCAGACGTCCCAAGCGCGCGCAACACCGGCGTGAGCCGCTCTTCCGCCGGCTTCATCAGCGCACAATGAAACGGCGCGCTCACGTTGAGCGGCATGACCCGCTTCGCACCCAGCGCTCTGGCGCGCTCGCCCGCACGTGCCACCGCGGACGCGTGGCCAGCAATCACCACCTGCGCGGCCGAGTTCACGTTCGCGGGGCTCACGACCTCTCCTTCCGTGGCAGCCTCGATGCACGCCTGTGCCACCAGATCCGCATCAAGCCCGAGAATGGCTGCCATCGCGCCGACGCCCACGGGCACCGCCTCTTGCATGAAGCGGCCGCGCAGCCGCACCGTGCGGACAGCGTCCGCGAAGGATAACGTACCTGCCGCCACGTGCGCCGAGTACTCGCCCAGACTGTGGCCGGCGACGAAGGCCGGCCTGAAGCCGCGCGATGCCAGCAAGCGGTCCGCGGCCGTGCTCACGGTGAGCAGGGCGGGCTGCGTGTGCTCGGTGAGCCGCAGGTCCTCTTCCGGGCCGTCGAAGCAGAGCCGCGAGAGCGACATGCCCAGCGCCGCATCTGCCTCGTCGAAGGGCGCGCGACATTCCGGAAACGCCTCCGCGAGCGCTTTGCCCATGCCGACAACCTGTGAGCCCTGTCCGGGAAACAGAAAGGCGATCATGAGATGGTCAGCGGCGGGACCGGCGCGAGCGCGATCTCGCGTTCGAGCCGGCTCACGAAGCCCGACTCGTGAAGCCGCTCGGCGAGGCGGATCGCGTTCTGCACAGCTCGGGGCGACGAGCGGCCGTGACCAACGAGCAGGAGACCCGCAACGCCCACGAGTGGCGCCGCGCCATACGCCGACGGGTCCATGCGCCGCCACAGCCGCTCGAACGCCGGCCGTGACAGCGCGGCCCCGACCCGACCCGCCGTGGATTGCGCGAGCTCGCGATCGAGGAGCGTCCGCGCGGCTTCTGCCAAGCCTTCGCTGACCTTCAGCGCAATATTGCCTGTAAAGCCCTCGCACACGATGACATCGGCCCGCCCGGTGAAGATGTCATCGGCGTCGACATTGCCGACAAACGGTAGCGTTCCCATCTTGAGTCGCTGGTGCGTCTCGCGCGTGAGCTCGTTCCCCTTGCCCTCCTCCTCGCCAATCGAGAGAAGGCCGATGCGCGGCTGCTCGATGTCGAGTCCCACGCTGGCATAGACGCTTCCCATCACGGCGAACTGCAGGAGATGGGTCGGTCGGCAGGAGACGTTGGCACCCGCATCGATGAGCACCGTCATCCCCGTCAGCGTGGGTAACGCCGCGGCAAGCGCTGGCCGCTCCACGCCGGACAACATGCCGAGCCCGGAGCAGGCGGTCATGACCGCCGCACCCGTGTGGCCGGCGCTCAAGACGGCCGCCACCTCACCGCGCACCAGCGCCTCGACCGCCAGCCGAATCGACGTGGGTCGCCGACGGCGCGCAATGGTCGTGCCCTCCTCGTGCATCGCCACGGCATCAGGGGCGTCCAGCAGGTCGATGTTCAGCCCCGTGGCGTCGAGCGACGCCAGCTCGCGCGCGATCTCCGCACGCGCACCCACGAGCAGCAGGTGGCTTCCCGATTCTCGCGCCGCCGCTACGGCGCCCTGAACGGGGCTGCGGGGCGCGAAGTCGCCCCCCATTGCGTCGATGGCTATGCGCATAGCGTCACGGACGCCTCGGCGAGGCGGCCCGACCCCGGCTAATCCTCGGGCACCTCACGGACCTGACGATCGCGATAATACCCGCAGGTGGGGCACACCACGTGCGGCAGCTTTGGCTCCTGGCACTGAGGGCACACGCCGACACCGACCGGCTTCAACGCATCGTGCGTGCGTCGCTTGGCCGTGCGCGTCTTGGAATGTCTACGTTTTGGATTTGGCATAAATCACTGATCACTTCGTAATTGCTTGAGAGGCTCGAGCCGCGGATCGGTCCAAACGGGCTCGCAACTGCACACCGTGACGTTGAGGTTTGTCCCGCACTGCGGACAGAGGCCGTGACAAGCCTCCTCGCAGAGTGGCTTCATCGGCAGCGCCAGGTAGCTCTGTTCGCGTACCAGTTGACCAAGATCAATCGCGTCGCCTTGGTGGAAGGCGACGCCCAGCTCCTCCTCGTCAATCTCTCGCTCGCCGTCGCCGCGGTTCCGGTTCTGCGGGAGATACAGCACGTCGAACGGCATCTCCACATGGAAGCGGAACAGCTCCAGGCAGCGGCTACATGGAACGTCCAGGTTCGTGACCAGGCGCCCCACCAACCGATACTCGTCGGCCGCCTTGTGCACGTCGAAGTCGAGCTGCACCTCATCGACGAAATGGAACTCCTCCTGCTCGATGCCGGCGAAGGCCTCCGCGCGCCAGGTGCGCGCCTCATGAACCTGGTCCCCCGAAATCGTCTTCAGCTCGAGCTGCGGCATCGTCTCTCGGCGTCGCTCCGCGCAGACGCCCAAACCTGTAAGTATAGCAGGCTCAGGAACCAGGATTCAGGAATCAGGAGTCGGAAATCTGGGTCCAAGGACCACGAGATAAAGGGTTTACCCTCGCCCCGCGCAGCCCTGAGCCTGTCGTCTCTCGACTTCGCTCGAGACGACCCTGAGCCCGCCGACGGGTCGAAGGCGCAGCGCTGATTCCTGATTAACCTTCGTCCCTCTCCTCCAGCTTGACCCACGGCCGAGGGATGAAGAGCTCTTCGTAGAGCCGGACCGCGAACCGGTCCGTCATCCCAGCGATGAAGTCACGCGTGGCAGCATCGAGCCCTTCGACCCCCAGCGTGCCCGGGTCGACGAATTGGTACGGCCGCTCCTGAACCCGCTCCCAGAGGCCGCCCAGAATGCCGGAGGCCTTCGCGATTTCCGCCGTGGCTGCCTCGTTCTCGTAGACGGTCCTGAAGAGAAAGCTCCTCAACTCGAGCGTCGCCTGGAACAGGGTGTCGCTCATCTGCACCTGCGTCAAGCCTGCCTTCATCGTCTCGAGCACGACGTCGGTGACCATGGAACCGATGCGCTCGGACGAGCCCCGCCCCAATACGGCAATGGGCCCCGCTGGGAGATCCGATTCCCTCAGGAGGCCTGCGCGCATGGCGTCATCGATGTCGTGATTGACGTATGCAATGATGTCCGCGACGCGGGCGATCTGCCCCTCGAGCGTCGCGGCGCGATCTTCGACCGGTGCCCCAACCGGGAGTCCCGCCTTGCCCTTCGAGTGCTTGGCAATCCCGTCACGAACCTCCCACGTGAGATTGAGGCCCTGTCGATTCTGCTCCAGCACGTCAACGATCCGCAGGCTCTGCTCGTGGTGGCGAAAGCCTCCAGGCACGAGCTCGTCGAGCACACGCTCGCCCGCGTGGCCGAAGGGCGTGTGGCCGAGGTCGTGGCCGAGGGCGATGGCTTCGGTCAGATCTTCGTTCAGGCGCAGCACCTTGGCAATGGTGCGCGCGATCTGCGAGACCTCCAGCGTATGCGTGAGGCGCGTGCGATAGTGATCGCCGGTCGGCGAGAAGAAGACTTGCGTCTTGTGCTTCAGGCGTCGGAACGCCTTGCAGTGAACGATGCGGTCTCGGTCGCGCTGGAAGGCGGGCCGGATGGGATCCTCCCGTTCAGGCCGCGCGCGCCCTTTGGTCTCGGCGCTCTTGGCAGCCGTCGGCGCGAGGAACTCGCGTTCACGCAGCTCGAGATCTTCGCGAATGGAGGACATACACGGTCATCGTTCGTTCCCGCTCAGTGGTCAGTGGACGCCTCACCCACGGCGTCTGGGCCTGGCCCATAAAGAAGACGGAGAAAGCTGACCCCGTGGTCGAGCGGCGCTACCCCGAAGCCCTCCGCCAGCGTTTGCCCCAGGTCTGCGAAGGTCGTGCGCTCCCCGAGGTCGACGGGCCGCACACCCGCACCCACGAGAAGGACCGGGACGTGCTCGCGCGAGTGATCGGTTGACGGCGTCGTCGGGTCGTTGCCGTGATCGGCTGTAATTACGAGCAGATCGTCGGGACGCAAGCGCGAGACGAGGTCGGCCAACCGCGCATCGAACCGCTCCAGGTTGCGAGCGTAGCCTTCCACATTATTGCGGTGACCGTAAAGCGTGTCGAAGTCCACGAGATTCGCGAAGACCAGGCCACGGTCCACTGTTCTGAAGGCATGCTCGATCGCATCCATGCCTTCGTCATCGCTGCCCGTCGGGACGTCGGTCGTGATGCCGCGGCCACCGAAGAGATCGCTGATCTTACCGATAGCCACCACGGGCCAGCCGGCCCGCGCCAGGTGATCCAGGAGCGTCTCGCTCGGCGGCGTGCGGGCAAAGTCATGCCGGCGAGCCGAATCGCGCTGGAACTGACCCGGGCTGCCCAAGAACGGCCGCGCGATGACTCGCCCGACGCCGAGCCCTTTCGCCACCAGGTCGAATGCAATCTCGCAGTAGCGATAGAGCTCGTCGACAGGCGTCACCTCCTCATGCGCGGCGATCTGGAAGACGCTGTCGGCCGACGTGTAGACAATGGGTCGGCCGCTGCGGAGGTGCTCCACGCCATAGCGCTCGATGACCTCCGTACCGGAGGCTGAATGATTGCCCAGTGTCGCGCGGCCGATTCGTCGCTCGAACATCTCGATGACATCGCGCGGGAAGCCGTGAGGAAAAACCGGAAACGGCTCGTCCAAAACGACGCCAGCGAGCTCCCAATGGCCCGTCACCGAGTCCTTGCCGGGCGACGCCTCGCGCAGGCGTCCGAACGCTCCCGCCGGCTGCGGTGGAGGCTCGATCCCGCGCAAGACGACCAGGTGCCGAAGTCCGAGACTGCAGAGCACTGGGATCTGGAGCTGGACGTATGCGGAGATGTTACCGAGCGTGTTACTGCCAGCGTCCCCGTATCGGCTGGCGTCCGGCAACTCACCGATGCCGACCGAATCGAGCACGATGAGAATCGCACGCCGCCATGGCAAGCGGCGAGCGGCGGCCTCAGGAGCCACGCGTTCGGTTGTGGGGGTCACCTGTCACGGGGCAGTCATGAACG from Luteitalea sp. includes the following:
- the fabD gene encoding ACP S-malonyltransferase; protein product: MIAFLFPGQGSQVVGMGKALAEAFPECRAPFDEADAALGMSLSRLCFDGPEEDLRLTEHTQPALLTVSTAADRLLASRGFRPAFVAGHSLGEYSAHVAAGTLSFADAVRTVRLRGRFMQEAVPVGVGAMAAILGLDADLVAQACIEAATEGEVVSPANVNSAAQVVIAGHASAVARAGERARALGAKRVMPLNVSAPFHCALMKPAEERLTPVLRALGTSEPAVPVVANVDAEIKRDASAAIEALVRQVSCTVRWEAVVRRLASEGVRTYVEIGPGSVLCGLVKKIDRDARTLSFGDPSGLPAIEALFAGLHHES
- a CDS encoding acyl carrier protein, with protein sequence MSSVSERVKAIIVEQLGADEEEVTPDASFVDDLGADSLDTVELVMAFEEEFGIEIPDDDAEKITRVKEATEYIENHVKEKGK
- the fabG gene encoding 3-oxoacyl-ACP reductase FabG, yielding MTLDFSGKVALVTGASRGIGRATALALARAGAAVVAAARADHATAVADEIAETGGRALAVTAEVTDEAAVRAMMDQTVDAFGRLDVLVNNAGIARDQLLLRMKREDWDAVLATNLTAAYMCSQAALKPMIKQRGGRIVSIGSVVGQSGNAGQANYAATKAGLMGFSKALAREVASRNITVNVVAPGLIDTDMTRSIRMDAQTDWAAQIPLGRLGTPEDVAAAVCFLASDAAAYITGQVLAVNGGMYM
- the rpmF gene encoding 50S ribosomal protein L32, yielding MPNPKRRHSKTRTAKRRTHDALKPVGVGVCPQCQEPKLPHVVCPTCGYYRDRQVREVPED
- a CDS encoding deoxyguanosinetriphosphate triphosphohydrolase codes for the protein MSSIREDLELREREFLAPTAAKSAETKGRARPEREDPIRPAFQRDRDRIVHCKAFRRLKHKTQVFFSPTGDHYRTRLTHTLEVSQIARTIAKVLRLNEDLTEAIALGHDLGHTPFGHAGERVLDELVPGGFRHHEQSLRIVDVLEQNRQGLNLTWEVRDGIAKHSKGKAGLPVGAPVEDRAATLEGQIARVADIIAYVNHDIDDAMRAGLLRESDLPAGPIAVLGRGSSERIGSMVTDVVLETMKAGLTQVQMSDTLFQATLELRSFLFRTVYENEAATAEIAKASGILGGLWERVQERPYQFVDPGTLGVEGLDAATRDFIAGMTDRFAVRLYEELFIPRPWVKLEERDEG
- the plsX gene encoding phosphate acyltransferase PlsX, with translation MRIAIDAMGGDFAPRSPVQGAVAAARESGSHLLLVGARAEIARELASLDATGLNIDLLDAPDAVAMHEEGTTIARRRRPTSIRLAVEALVRGEVAAVLSAGHTGAAVMTACSGLGMLSGVERPALAAALPTLTGMTVLIDAGANVSCRPTHLLQFAVMGSVYASVGLDIEQPRIGLLSIGEEEGKGNELTRETHQRLKMGTLPFVGNVDADDIFTGRADVIVCEGFTGNIALKVSEGLAEAARTLLDRELAQSTAGRVGAALSRPAFERLWRRMDPSAYGAAPLVGVAGLLLVGHGRSSPRAVQNAIRLAERLHESGFVSRLEREIALAPVPPLTIS
- a CDS encoding phosphopentomutase; amino-acid sequence: MPWRRAILIVLDSVGIGELPDASRYGDAGSNTLGNISAYVQLQIPVLCSLGLRHLVVLRGIEPPPQPAGAFGRLREASPGKDSVTGHWELAGVVLDEPFPVFPHGFPRDVIEMFERRIGRATLGNHSASGTEVIERYGVEHLRSGRPIVYTSADSVFQIAAHEEVTPVDELYRYCEIAFDLVAKGLGVGRVIARPFLGSPGQFQRDSARRHDFARTPPSETLLDHLARAGWPVVAIGKISDLFGGRGITTDVPTGSDDEGMDAIEHAFRTVDRGLVFANLVDFDTLYGHRNNVEGYARNLERFDARLADLVSRLRPDDLLVITADHGNDPTTPSTDHSREHVPVLLVGAGVRPVDLGERTTFADLGQTLAEGFGVAPLDHGVSFLRLLYGPGPDAVGEASTDH